GCAGTGGGGACGAGGACGGCCAGATAATCGCGGCCATCCAGATCAACCGGTTGCGGGTTGGGCAGCAAACCCAGCACGGCCACGCCATCTCCGCCAAAGAAACACCACACCGGGCTCATGGCGCCGATATCGGCTTCTTTGGCCTGGCTTTTATCCAGCAGGGCCACAAAGCGGTCGGCCAGGTTGTACAGGCTGTTGAACAGCGGAATGCGGCGCAAGGTCAGGTCCACAAGCCGCGCCATGGGTTTTTTCAGGCCCGAGCGTACCGCCACGCCCAGAAAGAAAATGCCGATGATGATGGTGAGCGTACCTGCCAGCCACGATAGCGCCGGGCCGGCGGCAAATGGCGCGCCCAGCGCGGCAAAGACGCGGCCGATCAGGCTGCCGGGGCCGACAAAACGGTTGAGCGTGCCCACCAGCCAGCCGATCAGGAACAGGGTCAGCGCCAGGGGCAACAGCGCCAGCAGGCCGGCAAGCCAGGTGGTGGCAAGGGTTTTCAGGCCGGGTTTGATCATGATTGCGGCGGCTCCGGCTTACGGCACGATATTAAGAAAGACAAAGGCCGCAAACACCACCAGATGCACCACGCCTTGCAGGATGTTGGTTCTGCCAGTGCCCAGCGTGACGGCGCTCAGCAACAGCGTGAGCGCCAGCATGACGCTTTCTTTGGCGTCCAGCCCCAGAATCAGCGGGCGATCCAGCGCAATGAACAGCACGGCCACCGTGGGGATGGTCAGGCCGATACTGGCCAGCGCCGAGCCCAGCGCCAGGTTCAGGCTTTGTTGCAACTGGTTGGCCCGGGCGGCTTTGGCCGCGGCAATGCCCTCTGGCAGCAGCACAAGGCCGGCAATGATGACGCCAACCACCATGGCCGGCGCGCCCAGCGACACCACAAAGGTTTCGACGGTGGGCGACAGGATCTTGGCCAGGCCGACCACGCCCACGAGGCTGACCAGCAACAGCACGCAACTGGTCAGGGTCATGCGCGCAGAAGGGGGCGGCAACTGGATATCCTGAATGTTTTCGGTCGTCTGGCCGGGCTCTGGTTCAGCCAGAAAGTAATTGCGGTGGCGCACCGTCTGCACAAACACAAACGTGCCATAAAGCACCAGCGAAGAGACACCGGAAAACGCCAGTTGCGATTGCGACCAGGTCGGGCCTGGCACGGTGGTGGCGTAATTGGGCAATACCAGCGCCAGCACGGCCAGCGCGGTCAGTACAGCCAGTGCGGCACTGGCGCCCTGGCGCTGGAAAACCTGTTCCCGATGGCGCAGGGCGCCCAGCACCAGGCACAGACCGACAATGCCGTTGCACACAATCATGACTGCCGCAAACACGGTATCCCGCGCCAGGCCTGCCTTGGCATCGCCCCCGGTCAGCATCACCGACACAATCAGCGCGACCTCGATCACCGTCACCGCAACCGCCAGTACCAGCGTGCCGAAGGGCTCGCCCACCTTGTGGGCGATCACTTCTGCATGATGAACCGCAGCAAACACCGTCCCCGCCAGACATATCGTGGCAAATGCAATCAGCCAGCCACTGCTGCCCACGCCCAGCGCAATGCCCAGGGTGATCATGGCCAGAACGGGCAGAACCCAGGTCCAGTGAGGGGTTGAGGTGTGGTGCGCGGACACATCGTCTCCTTGTTGTGTGTACGGCCGTCGAATGCGGCAAATGACACTGTTTTATATGAGTCGCCAAGGCTTGGCAAACCAGCGTGATGACATCGCCCTGTCAGCGGCGAAGTCCCTGGTAGACCGGGTGCTGATGCGCCGGTTCAATGTCAATGCAGTGTACAAGCCAAAGATGACAAGCCCTGGCGGCCAATGCCCCATTGTCGGGCGTGTTTGGTTTGGCATGGCAAACGGCGTAAGGTGGTGCGCATTGAAGATGGCTGGATGTCGCTACGGCGCATGTTCTTGTAAATGAACATTTGCATTGATGCGTATTTCTTACCATAAAGGTCAAGTACATCACGCGTTCCATCTTCAATGACAAACGCATGAAGTCGCATTCAGATTGGTTTCTCTTTTGGTTGCATTAGTAATTTCTAATGCACTACCATGCAAGACAGCCGACTTTCTGACTTCCTTTGTTTGGAGTGTGCTCTTGCTAAACTTACAGTTTGCCCCGCCTGATTGCCTTGGGCTTGATGCGGCCGCTGCGCCGTCCTGCACTGTGCAGGCGGGCTTGCATGGGCTTGGGGTGCTGACAGGTCTGGCG
The Silvimonas iriomotensis genome window above contains:
- a CDS encoding DUF502 domain-containing protein codes for the protein MIKPGLKTLATTWLAGLLALLPLALTLFLIGWLVGTLNRFVGPGSLIGRVFAALGAPFAAGPALSWLAGTLTIIIGIFFLGVAVRSGLKKPMARLVDLTLRRIPLFNSLYNLADRFVALLDKSQAKEADIGAMSPVWCFFGGDGVAVLGLLPNPQPVDLDGRDYLAVLVPTAPIPIGGGLLYVPSAWVKPAQIGVDRLTSIYVSMGITPPPPLRSNAPAA
- a CDS encoding calcium:proton antiporter produces the protein MSAHHTSTPHWTWVLPVLAMITLGIALGVGSSGWLIAFATICLAGTVFAAVHHAEVIAHKVGEPFGTLVLAVAVTVIEVALIVSVMLTGGDAKAGLARDTVFAAVMIVCNGIVGLCLVLGALRHREQVFQRQGASAALAVLTALAVLALVLPNYATTVPGPTWSQSQLAFSGVSSLVLYGTFVFVQTVRHRNYFLAEPEPGQTTENIQDIQLPPPSARMTLTSCVLLLVSLVGVVGLAKILSPTVETFVVSLGAPAMVVGVIIAGLVLLPEGIAAAKAARANQLQQSLNLALGSALASIGLTIPTVAVLFIALDRPLILGLDAKESVMLALTLLLSAVTLGTGRTNILQGVVHLVVFAAFVFLNIVP